The Xiphophorus couchianus chromosome 6, X_couchianus-1.0, whole genome shotgun sequence genomic interval AAAAGGTTGTCTGGGGTGGGAATGAGCTGCATCTATTTCTTCTGCTGCCCAGCATCCTTTCTGAATCCCAGCAAACACTCTGACTTTATTTACAGTCCTTCTCAATGTTTCCTGGTTGCAGCCGCACCTCACATCCCCTAAATACTGTCAGTTATTCTCTTTCATTCCCACCTGCCTGTACAGTGCTTGCCAAACtattcataccctttgaacattttgtcacattttttcatgtttcttcaaATGTccttgtattttattgggattttatgtgatagggTGGCACAAAGTATTGTTTACCTgtgaaaggaaggaaaatgataactGCAGTGCACATTTGTACTCAGACCATTGAGTCAGTATTTTGTAAAACCTTTGTTGGCTATAATTATATTTGCAAATCATTTGGGAgtgtgtctctaccagctttgcacatctaaacAATGCTGTTTTTCCCCATAAATTTACGTTTTCTAAACTGAATTTATTCCTTGATTTTAGCTACGCCACTCTAACAGGCTTTGATCAAAATCAGGGAAGCCCACATCCAGTTATTGGGAGCAGTTCtgctgcaacttttagatgcatcccttctCCAAAACACCTGAATCCACAAAGTAGGGattcatctaaaagttgcagctCTGGAGATCTAATGCTGGGCACCTTTGAACTGTTAGCTCTGGTGGTAATTAACTGGTGTTGTTTGCAagaattgttaaaaaatattgcattgtATTTACTGGCCCTACTAAAGTAAATcatccacacagcatgatgctgccagcacCATGGAAAATTATGTGCTTGGGGTCTCCCACAAAAACACCACAGCACATTTTGTGACATGTTTGCTGTACTGCCTCCATGGCTTGTGGTTGGCTTCAAGCAGGACTTCTTTTGGCTTTCTTTCAGCATTAGCGTTCTTCTTGCTACTCTTCTAGATTACTCAACTAATAGTTGTCCTTTTGATAGATTGTCTTTAGCTGAGCAGTGAAACACTAGAGCCCCTCCAGAATTGCAATGGGTgacttggctgcttctctgactAAACATCCCTTAGCCTACGGCCATTTTAGGTGAACGttcatgtcttggtaggtttgcactCCTGTCTCGTTAAAGCTTGGGGTCTTGTTTTCTAATATAGCTTTAAACATCTTAACAACTTTATCTTGGGGCTGTCTGGAGTGTTCTCTAACAAATTCTGAAGTACCGGTATTTACACAACAGCTGGTTgattatatttaaaagttatGTGAAAAAGATTGGCTATCGGATGAatcaaagatgaataaatacaatttcaatCATAATTATGCATTACCCTGTAGGCCCTTTGTGTAAAATGGCAATGAAATatactttaaattaattttaagcaCTGTACCCTTTTCACGAACACAGTTTCACAGCATCACAGTGCCTGCTGAAGCTCACACTTTGGAACAGTGATAAAACACTGGCAGTGTATCGGTGCCCTGAGTGCTGTGAGCTGCAGCCCTTGTAGTCTATATCCACTTTCCCACTCAGTGCACgttaaaaaatctgcaaattgcctaaaatttgttttaaaaatttaattggcACCAATGAGCTGCAACACACATATTACAAAACGTACTAGGAAGGGGGCAAACAGAATGTAAATTACTACTGTTATCCCTGGCTATGAATATCATTAGCACCAGCAGAACACGCACCTCTTTCAACTCCTAAGCACATTACCATGTTATTCATCAGTGAGGTGTGAGTTATTGGCTGATAACTGTCTCCGAGGTGGCAGCGAATGGTGTCCCCTAAAACAATCAGCCCACGACTTAAAAGAGTAATGTAATTAAAGCcaagcaaagaaataaaagtgtcAGAGAAATCTGGGTGCGTTCCTTTGGAGGAGGGTGTAGTCCCTGAACGTCACTCCCACAGAGTTGCAGTGACTGCGGACTTCCCCAAAGTTCACTTTTTGGAGTTCAGCTGCAATGCAACTTTAGGTTTTGGCCGCGTAGCGCACAATGATGACAGGGTATCGcctagtttatttttaagcaaaaatgcaCATGTTAGCACGtttgttaaataagaaaaataggcACCAAGAAATGGACTGGCGGTGGACTGTTTTTACCCTGATCCTAAACTTTCACTTCACCTTTGGGTCCCCGTCTTATTATGACTTATTCCACAGGTCTGCGCACACTGGAGCGGTCCACAGACACAGAAATAGGTGAGTGGCGTGTTTTTCTATGCTTTTAAGACGAATGTGTTAAGCTACCTAGTCTATTTGAGACATATCATATAATGgaggtttaaagaaaaaaggtgtTAATTTTCTGCGTAGCTCCAAGCCAATAAAAATGCGATAAGTTTCAAATTTCTGACTGGACACCAGGTCTGTGAATTTTTTCTGCCTCTTACGTTTCAAACTGTTGTCTTTCACTGCAGTTTTATCAGGCTGCTCCTAAATGTGGCTCCACTGTTTCAAAATAGGCGATAAGAGCTAGATAAACGCTGGAATGCCGCAGATTACTCCTGTATCTCATCAGCAAGAGAGTAAACGTTTAGTGATATAAAGTAGAATAAATAACATATTCATGATAAATAGCTTAAGGGGAGGGACCTTTTAGTAGAAATACCTTACACATGTGGTACTAATTATGTTGCTTTCTTTAAGCAGTATCTCTAACTTCTGTATACCTCCATCCACAGGAACTGGTGCGCCTATGTGGTGCAGAGGAACGTGAGTTGCGTGGTGCAGGGGAATGGGGCGAGCTTCCAGGAGCCTGTGGTGGCCCCCTGCCCGGCCTATCAGCCCGATTGCCAGCAACAAGTGACGTGAGCATCCAGGGAGCAGAGAAATGGGGGTTGAGagtgaatgttgttttttttagatatataaGGAACACTGGAAGCAAAATGCTTCGTTGAAAATCAGCTAGAGGtagaaatattaacatttgctgagtaaaaaccaaacaacaaagtAAGTTGATAAAACCAAGCATGCATGACATCCCTCCACCCCAACAAAGCCCAACTAAGAATGCAAGAAGACATGTGGGGGATGTGACAAAATCACAAGTTAGACTCAATCTCTTTAATAATCTTTTTTGTGTACTATAGAGGGATcgctttcattttcatttgtaacaGGGCACCCAGTTTATTCCTGTGGTTTGAAATGCAAATCCTAATTCCCagtaaatacattataatttcagaacaataattaatttaaatcgACAATACTGTGATACAAGACTTTTATGTACAACTCAATAAATACCACTGTTCATGGTGTTGGAGATAAAATAATCTCTACCAGTAAACGCAAGCAATAGTTGAGATGATTTTCTGGAAGATAATGTGTCACAACATAAGGATATGATGTTCTGTGAATCATTTTCAGTTCAAAGCACGTGCAGTCTGTGGTTTAGGTTTGTGGTCCACTTACACAAAGAGATGCAGCGAGGCCCTGTGATGTGGAAATGTTTCCTGGAAGATGATCGCTGTTAAGTCACTGGGCCGCAAGTGTCTGCGCAAAGTAGCAAGCGAGTTTCAATTTATCTTCAGCTAAAATGATATTTGACTTCACATTGATGATCAGAGATGAACTATGAATTGATGTTGCTGCacaggttttcattttttttctgctaccTAGAACATTCTTATAAGTAAGTGTTGGGAGGAGATGAAGAAttttttcaaacataatttttccaGATGTTCTTACGTGACATGACCCCAGCCTGCAGAGAAGTGATATCATCTAATATTTTACTTGGGAACATTTGTTTGGCCTGGAAAAggtattttttcaacaaatacaaaatgcaggGGACACATAGGGGATAAATGTTTCCAGGAAAATTAATAACAGCAACAGTTTTCATAATTTGAATTGCAAAATATCCTTAACATGGGAAGGAGTTCTATTTGTACTCATAAGTCTAAGTTTCCATTTGGAAATGTTAAGGACTCCCCCTGAATTCAGGATTCTGAATGGAGAAGTTGGACGTCGAGGGCTCCTATAACTCAGTTGCGTATAGCCACGCATGTAAAATGGAGTGAAGGTTATAGCTataatctatttattagccGCTTAGATAAAGTTGGATTATAATTCACCTGTTTCACCAGATTCTATAAAAACTTCCTTAAACTAGGatgtttatttctaatataaaaCGCGTCAAGGAGGTTTCAAAAGACAACAgaatcatgtaaaataaatataaattttgagttttggCTATTTGTATTTCTCCACCTATATTttgattacttattttttatgctAAGTTTAAACTCTCTAAGGTTTGAATGCCTCTTTGCCATCTACTTTATATTTAGCACTATCAACTGATTCAcagttaaattcaaattcagattGGGACTGTGACTATACTGCTTCATACAGCTGATATTACTTTCagtcaaaagaaacatgtttgagaaatgtaAAGATTTGGCCAAACAATTTTGGGCTTAACTGTATGTGTGTAACTTTAGCttctaaatacataaaatggaaagaaatacATTACTAGCTTGCATTACCAGTGGTAATTAACACCAAAACAGTTAGTAAAACCCACTGGGTTTTCTGGTTTGCACTTAGAATTCGGGTCTGGTTTCATTCCCAGTTTCAAGCTCCAACAAATCAAATGCACCCAacaatttttttacaaaaaaaaaatgcagatagtCTCATTTTGATGTTGACATCTcaaaatgctaaacatgtttATGATTTTCCTTTGCATTACAGATACCAAACAGTGTTTAGACCCACGTACAAGATTGCTATCAAAACAGTTACTCAGCTAGAGTGGAAATGCTGTCCTGAGTACAGAGGTCCCAACTGTAAGGATTTAAAGCCACCCACAGATCGGCAAACAGTGCAGGGAGCATTGTCTCTCCAACCAAATCCTGGATACTcacccagacacacacagagtaagaaatttattttctgttccactttgaaaaagaaaactcaagaaatatgtttatttattgatatttttttatagagAACATAGGCAATGATGCACTTTTtgattgattatatttttataacatgtCGGCTGATTATAGGGGCCGAGAGGAGGGAGACTCCACATTATGAGACTCAACATGGCGTCACGGATAAGGTGCGTTTTCTCGAACGTGAAGTTCAGCGTCTGTCCCAGACGGTCTCGGATCTTCAATCCACTTTAACAGGATTAGCCACCAACCTCCGCACAGACCTTCAGGACGACACAAAAAAGATGCTGGAGACACTCCTGAACAACATGCGTCCTCCAGAAACTAGCAGCAATGCAGAGGAAACTCCAGTGGTAATAGACGGGCATCAGGCAACCAGGGGAGGGATTGGTGGAGAGAAAACCCTTGAGAAAATTGAAGCTCGCTTAGATGATATTGACAATGCTCTGCGAAACAAGGACGAAGCTTTGGAAGATCTAAGGGGAATCTCATTAAGTCATGAGGGGCAGATACGTGTCTTAATGGATGCCTCTCAGTCTCAGACTCCAGCCATAGCTGATTTTGAAGGCATACAAACCTATGTTGATGGAAAaattgaaaaactgaagaaggAGCTGGACGAGAATGTAGAGGAACAAATGGTCAAGTTACAGAACCTTTGTAATGACAAGATCTCGGCAGTGCAAAAGACTTGTGAAGATAGCCATGACCAAGTTGGTGTGAAGTTGAGCAAGCTTCTGGAGAGCAAAGAGGCTGACCTGAGAAAAGAGATCCAAACAATACGTTTGAACATGGCTGCTTCAGATGGGCCTGTGCAGACTTCAAGACAGACAGAACCATCTGAAAAGAAGGACTACAGCGACCATAAAGACATATGGCGCGAAATTGATCGCATAGCAGAGGCTCATCGAATCCTTAATGTCCGTTTTGACAATGAACTAGGTCACTTATCATCCCTTCAGGAAATTGGTGATTTAGGTGTACTAATTCAAGAACTGGAGGCACGTGTGAATATTACTGAACAAAATGCAGAAACTCATTGTTTCTACATTGAAGATAAGCTGACACGGATAATTGCAGATGAAGTGGAAGCACTCCGGCAATTGCTGGATCAGCGCCTGATCACAGCTGAGGACCAGTTCACAAACATCCTGGTGGAAATGAGCAACAACTCCTTCCCAAGAGTGTCTGGCGACTCGACGGCTGCCCTAGAGACAGAGATCAACAATAACAAACTCCTTCTGAAGGGGTTGAATCAGAAAGTTAAGGCTGTTGAAGACTTGTACTCTGCTGGATGTCCAGGCTCTAAAATTATAACTGATCAAGGTAGAATTGCATTCATGCCCGGTCGTGTAGAAAACATTGTGACGGACCTGAATCGTTACAGGAATGATTTGGATGTTCTTCGCACAGATGTAAGTTCTAACACACAGAAGCTCCAACAACTGGAGAATCTTTTTATAAGACAGCCAGTTGGAAATGAGAGACAAGTAAAGACCACAGAGGATTTCCAAAAGGGACTGATAAATCTCCAGGATAATGTTCTTGCTTTGGCTGATGCAGTTACTGGGTTAACTGACTCCATGAGTAAATCTAAGCAGGATATCCAACATATAAGCTCAACGTGCTGTAATGCAGAAGTAACTGGCCGTGGAATGCCATTACAGCCCAACTTAGCTTCTGTTGATGGCACCAGCCGTCAGATACAAGAGCTGAAGAACAGACTTGATACACTTAACACACAGGTATCTTCTGAACTGAACAATTGTAGGCAAAATACTGATGGGATCTCAGCAATAGGTGGACGTGTAAGCCGCCTCGAAAATATTTGTGGAAGGTTGGATGGAGTTTCTCTTAACATCAGAGAATTGAAAAATGGACTGGAGCAACATGTTGGGGGCCTGCAGAACTGTGTCCAAAGGATGAACGTAACTTGTGGAAATCATGGAGCAGAGATCACCTCACTGTCGAATTCCTTGCGGAAACTCCAGGCACAGATGTCCATGATAACTAAGCATGTTTTGAAGGATGTTGCTGCTAAAGAGCCAGGTAAGAAGTCTTTTTGATAGCATCACTGGTattatttaggattttttaaaaaggaattctgacaaaaaagttcaatataTCAATTTTAATGCCAATCAAAATGATCTTTGTGAAAGTTTAGTAAGGTGGTATGATTTATTGATATTATGTCAATGAGCTATGTATAGTTGGTTGATTGATTGGTATATATTtcgaaaaaatgttaaatgtaaatgtatctCTATATATGGGTTGGGTCACACAGTGGAACAGTTGTATTGGCAATACTGTTGCCTGAAGTCTTTTTGtatgaagtttgcatgttcagCATACAAAACAGATGACTGTTAGGACCTCTCAAGGTCACCATCAATATAGTGCCTCTGACCACTATATTCAGTCACTTCAGATAGTGGTCTTTACAATCCTACATACAGTAGATAAGCAGTATGAACAATGAATGGGTGATTTTGGTGTTACAGGTAGGGCCAACCATAGACCTAAGACAGTGAATACTTTAAATACAGTGGACTCCTGGTATTTGTGGGTAATTGTGGTCCATGCTTATCATAATAtgagccattttatagcacaatcaagcagctatgtttccttcagttgGTAAAACAGTGCTGTGTATgccaaacatgacttaaaacaacTTGGACTTCTTAATTTGATGCCTTATAATTGAGAGTCTTTCTTGTATTGCCAACAACATTGCTGCAGTACTGAGCTTTGGTAGTTCATGGTAGTTGTCCGTGAACATCCCAATAAATCTTTGCTTATCTGAGCACTTGGGTTGGAGGGATTCAAAGACATTGATTCCAAACACACCATCAAAACCAGATTTATAATGAATAAAGCAGACTAATAGTACTTTTTATCTAATCTTTATCTAATAGTGGCTCTGACCTTAACCCTGTTGGACATTTATGAACAATGCTTTAAAGCAGTGTTTTTTAATCTTGGttctcaaggcacactgtcatgcatgttttaggcatttccctgctccaacacacgtgatttcaattgatggctgattaacaggcttttgcAGAGTTGCTGTCATCTGAATggggtgtgttgaagcagggaaacatctaaaacacgCAGGTCAGTGTGCCTTGAGGCCCAGGGTTGAAAAACTGTTAGTTAAAATTGGTATGTTTGTCCCTGCAAACATGCCAACCACTTTAAATAAGCTCTGCCAGTTCTGATAAGAACAGTGGACAAATACGTAGTCAAAACTAGGCCATGTGGTTTCTCTGTAACTTCCCAAGCAACATTTAACCAAGTATTAGTGGAgatatgtgtaaatatttaactctaTATAATTTGGACTCTTTGTAGTTTTGAGAAATTCCACATCActcttaaataaacaaaagtttttttcagatccgttttttaaaaagcacattgtTAATTATGAAGACAgatttacatcatttttataGTActaacagagagaaagaagattTAACTTATTGTCACCATAGAGCTATACGAGCTATGCGTAGACAACAATATGCCTCCTGGATATAAAGAGGgacattttatgcaaaatgcATACCACAGCTTTAACAATATAATCATTTAGGAACTAAATGACAGTTGTATCTGTGTAAAATGACCTTActaaaatagttaaaatgatcaaaacctATGTATTTATCTACTACTGGCagtaaaaaatattacacattGTATGTTTGGCTCATTAGCCAgttgatatgatatgatatgatgaCAGTAATTGGCTTGAGATTATGGCCCATTTTTGTCTCTTGAACAAACATTAACAGTCAAGTGCGCAGTAAATACCCCCATTAGTGCAGTCAAGCCAGaaatgaatcaaataaaatgaacagttttatCTAGAATAGCAGTCTTTCTCAGCTTTCTCTTTTACATCCAGCATTTAGATTTATTAAGTGTGATTAACATCTGTGTAAGCACAAATCTTTCCTCAAGATAATCCTCCATGTAATGCATTCTGCTTTACTTGGTTTAAATGCTGCACTGGAAAAGGAAATGATCAGATCTTGTGAATGGCTGCAGGGTATTTCCCATAGTGGGAGGGCGTGAGTTCATTGGGCCTCCTGTGTTCGCCCCGACTGTGTCATTCAATATGTCCTGACAGCATAAAGGAGAGGCCCGACTTCCTGTGACTTGTGTTGGGTtgaattcatttgttttattataggAAAAGAGGTAGATGAATAGAAGGATGTAGTTTTCACTACTATTGATTTTTCCCTTCCTGCTACAGTCTAAGTGCACAAGCAGACTGCTCTATCCTCTCTATCTCTTCAATGGcagggtttctttttttcaccatgatgaaggttttttttttactcatacCACAGTACTTTAGACCTTAACCTCAGTTCTGATTCTTCCAGTGCATACAAACATACATTAAACCTCCCTTCCTGCTCTTTTTCTCCTAACACATTCCCACATACCAACCTCCAGAGATTCTCGTAGGGTGATCTCAGTCTGATGCGTGGAATCTGGTCCTCATTAAGAGCCCTGACTCACTCACTGCTGAAGTCAGTCTTAAGAGAATGAGGAGAAGCAGGGCTCCACGCCCAGGACCAGATGCTTGAATTACCCTGAGATGTGATGTCACAACTGGGGCCCCTATCATCGGTGCCTCCCTTTATTACACCATCGGTCACAACAATAACTTGATGGTGAGCTGAGGAAAAGAAGTGTGGCAGATGGATGAATGTTTGTAGTGTAAAGGTAGCATTAATGAAGTTTATATTCCTTTCTAGTTTTTGCCAACTACAGATGGCTTCTGaaactgatttgatttcatAACCTCTGCAGCTTTCCGAGATATTTGATCCAAACTCCACAAGTCATCTGATTAGCTGTGAGAGGTCAAACAAGAACAGCTCCTTCTAGGTCATATTCTTAAGTAACAGTGGCAAACGTATTCACACAGCTTGAACCTTCTTCTCAGCTTCTCTTTAAGGAATACCcctccaaaaaatattttagtagttCATAATGTTAAAATGGAAGTAAAATGGTACATCTTTTTATCTAAAACGGAAAAAGTAAAGTGTGGTGGGCATTTGTATTCAGATTCCTTTCCTATAATACTCTCAAATAAATCCAGTTGCCTTATTAGTGAAGGG includes:
- the emilin2a gene encoding EMILIN-2 isoform X1, with translation MHMLARLLNKKNRHQEMDWRWTVFTLILNFHFTFGSPSYYDLFHRSAHTGAVHRHRNRNWCAYVVQRNVSCVVQGNGASFQEPVVAPCPAYQPDCQQQVTYQTVFRPTYKIAIKTVTQLEWKCCPEYRGPNCKDLKPPTDRQTVQGALSLQPNPGYSPRHTQRAERRETPHYETQHGVTDKVRFLEREVQRLSQTVSDLQSTLTGLATNLRTDLQDDTKKMLETLLNNMRPPETSSNAEETPVVIDGHQATRGGIGGEKTLEKIEARLDDIDNALRNKDEALEDLRGISLSHEGQIRVLMDASQSQTPAIADFEGIQTYVDGKIEKLKKELDENVEEQMVKLQNLCNDKISAVQKTCEDSHDQVGVKLSKLLESKEADLRKEIQTIRLNMAASDGPVQTSRQTEPSEKKDYSDHKDIWREIDRIAEAHRILNVRFDNELGHLSSLQEIGDLGVLIQELEARVNITEQNAETHCFYIEDKLTRIIADEVEALRQLLDQRLITAEDQFTNILVEMSNNSFPRVSGDSTAALETEINNNKLLLKGLNQKVKAVEDLYSAGCPGSKIITDQGRIAFMPGRVENIVTDLNRYRNDLDVLRTDVSSNTQKLQQLENLFIRQPVGNERQVKTTEDFQKGLINLQDNVLALADAVTGLTDSMSKSKQDIQHISSTCCNAEVTGRGMPLQPNLASVDGTSRQIQELKNRLDTLNTQVSSELNNCRQNTDGISAIGGRVSRLENICGRLDGVSLNIRELKNGLEQHVGGLQNCVQRMNVTCGNHGAEITSLSNSLRKLQAQMSMITKHVLKDVAAKEPGMTLRPDRPSSLPDTSQRRAQIKQIHFPVIIPPPSSGSNQPTQGNKHAIRISKPNQPLNPQHPRLPTLPLVPVRPVVETGEAGPPGYIRRLNVRRGAEDSLSKPVQGFAGAPGYPPLQSMPSEPKPASQGATATPKAHLSPVNPHISESPDSVNSSISADQFSFSAGLTQSPTFSDDVGLNIILFNKVLVNDGGHYNPQTGVFTVPHRGRYSISGLLTAKQGDWIDAVLSVSNRSVHRLRSSTRASDGANCACGGTVSFSLILPLRKGDRVSLVRTEGQLASTNSGEVLSTYSAIYLYSPAAKS
- the emilin2a gene encoding EMILIN-2 isoform X2 produces the protein MHMLARLLNKKNRHQEMDWRWTVFTLILNFHFTFGSPSYYDLFHRSAHTGAVHRHRNRNWCAYVVQRNVSCVVQGNGASFQEPVVAPCPAYQPDCQQQVTYQTVFRPTYKIAIKTVTQLEWKCCPEYRGPNCKDLKPPTDRQTVQGALSLQPNPGYSPRHTQRAERRETPHYETQHGVTDKVRFLEREVQRLSQTVSDLQSTLTGLATNLRTDLQDDTKKMLETLLNNMRPPETSSNAEETPVVIDGHQATRGGIGGEKTLEKIEARLDDIDNALRNKDEALEDLRGISLSHEGQIRVLMDASQSQTPAIADFEGIQTYVDGKIEKLKKELDENVEEQMVKLQNLCNDKISAVQKTCEDSHDQVGVKLSKLLESKEADLRKEIQTIRLNMAASDGPVQTSRQTEPSEKKDYSDHKDIWREIDRIAEAHRILNVRFDNELGHLSSLQEIGDLGVLIQELEARVNITEQNAETHCFYIEDKLTRIIADEVEALRQLLDQRLITAEDQFTNILVEMSNNSFPRVSGDSTAALETEINNNKLLLKGLNQKVKAVEDLYSAGCPGSKIITDQGRIAFMPGRVENIVTDLNRYRNDLDVLRTDVSSNTQKLQQLENLFIRQPVGNERQVKTTEDFQKGLINLQDNVLALADAVTGLTDSMSKSKQDIQHISSTCCNAEVTGRGMPLQPNLASVDGTSRQIQELKNRLDTLNTQVSSELNNCRQNTDGISAIGGRVSRLENICGRLDGVSLNIRELKNGLEQHVGGLQNCVQRMNVTCGNHGAEITSLSNSLRKLQAQMSMITKHVLKDVAAKEPGMTLRPDRPSSLPDTSQRRAQIKQIHFPVIIPPPSSGSNQPTQGNKHAIRISKPNQPLNPQHPRLPTLPLVPVRPVVETGEAGPPGYIRRLNVRRGAEDSLSKPVQGFAGAPGYPPLQSMPSEPKPASQGATATPKAHLSPVNPHISESPDQFSFSAGLTQSPTFSDDVGLNIILFNKVLVNDGGHYNPQTGVFTVPHRGRYSISGLLTAKQGDWIDAVLSVSNRSVHRLRSSTRASDGANCACGGTVSFSLILPLRKGDRVSLVRTEGQLASTNSGEVLSTYSAIYLYSPAAKS
- the emilin2a gene encoding EMILIN-2 isoform X3 — its product is MHMLARLLNKKNRHQEMDWRWTVFTLILNFHFTFGSPSYYDLFHRSAHTGAVHRHRNRNWCAYVVQRNVSCVVQGNGASFQEPVVAPCPAYQPDCQQQVTYQTVFRPTYKIAIKTVTQLEWKCCPEYRGPNCKDLKPPTDRQTVQGALSLQPNPGYSPRHTQRAERRETPHYETQHGVTDKVRFLEREVQRLSQTVSDLQSTLTGLATNLRTDLQDDTKKMLETLLNNMRPPETSSNAEETPVVIDGHQATRGGIGGEKTLEKIEARLDDIDNALRNKDEALEDLRGISLSHEGQIRVLMDASQSQTPAIADFEGIQTYVDGKIEKLKKELDENVEEQMVKLQNLCNDKISAVQKTCEDSHDQVGVKLSKLLESKEADLRKEIQTIRLNMAASDGPVQTSRQTEPSEKKDYSDHKDIWREIDRIAEAHRILNVRFDNELGHLSSLQEIGDLGVLIQELEARVNITEQNAETHCFYIEDKLTRIIADEVEALRQLLDQRLITAEDQFTNILVEMSNNSFPRVSGDSTAALETEINNNKLLLKGLNQKVKAVEDLYSAGCPGSKIITDQGRIAFMPGRVENIVTDLNRYRNDLDVLRTDVSSNTQKLQQLENLFIRQPVGNERQVKTTEDFQKGLINLQDNVLALADAVTGLTDSMSKSKQDIQHISSTCCNAEVTGRGMPLQPNLASVDGTSRQIQELKNRLDTLNTQVSSELNNCRQNTDGISAIGGRVSRLENICGRLDGVSLNIRELKNGLEQHVGGLQNCVQRMNVTCGNHGAEITSLSNSLRKLQAQMSMITKHVLKDVAAKEPGMTLRPDRPSSLPDTSQRRAQIKQIHFPVIIPPPSSGSNQPTQGNKHAIRISKPNQPLNPQHPRLPTLPLVPVRPVVETGEAGPPGYIRRLNVRRGAEDSLSKPVQGFAGAPGYPPLQSMPSEPKPASQGDSVNSSISADQFSFSAGLTQSPTFSDDVGLNIILFNKVLVNDGGHYNPQTGVFTVPHRGRYSISGLLTAKQGDWIDAVLSVSNRSVHRLRSSTRASDGANCACGGTVSFSLILPLRKGDRVSLVRTEGQLASTNSGEVLSTYSAIYLYSPAAKS